From the Montipora capricornis isolate CH-2021 chromosome 2, ASM3666992v2, whole genome shotgun sequence genome, one window contains:
- the LOC138034356 gene encoding uncharacterized protein → MALSKGLCFRCLEAGHVAQSCEKPPCKHCRGKHHSLLHVDSVSSGSSATPPSSQTSPERASLSQAPPFTAASHVVASSMVSSGGDKVILQTVPAVICGSHGCSKVVQCFLDPGSQTSFVRQSIVPELGLDGKSVRIAVSGFGGKSDKETLRKRIAFTVAPVDKPGKPQCIEALTAPVICRPAEAVDIHPEKWLHLQGITFPEEFPRGEREIDVLIGLDFYYSFVTRDIVRGGSNEPVAVRTSLGWVFSGPTGGHGQECTVSMNIQIGIEEQLNETPQKFWNLESIGIKPTESPPSTNPSEAMVLKKFRDTLTYKDGRYEVSLPWKEYQVVLKDNYKQAENRLCNLEKKLLQEPAKARSYREAILKYIDDGVSEEVPCDQIAPTDGRPVFYLPHHAVIREDKQTTKTRVVFDASARDSNGLSLNSCLEAGPVLQPDLVGILLRFRKDHIGIMGDVEKMFLRVRLRKKIGIHIGTCGEIWMLKSHSRFTE, encoded by the coding sequence ATGGCATTGTCCAAAGGTCTTTGTTTTCGTTGCTTAGAAGCTGGTCACGTGGCTCAAAGTTGTGAAAAACCACCATGTAAGCACTGTCGGGGTAAACACCATAGCCTCCTTCATGTGGATTCGGTCAGTTCTGGGTCTTCAGCGACACCACCCTCGTCACAAACGTCCCCGGAGAGAGCATCCTTATCTCAAGCTCCTCCTTTTACAGCAGCTTCACATGTAGTAGCAAGTTCAATGGTGTCTAGTGGTGGCGACAAAGTTATTCTTCAAACTGTGCCAGCTGTTATTTGTGGATCCCATGGTTGCTCGAaagttgttcaatgttttcttgATCCCGGTTCACAGACTTCATTTGTTAGACAAAGTATTGTGCCAGAGCTTGGCCTAGATGGAAAGAGTGTTAGAATTGCTGTGTCTGGATTTGGTGGAAAGTCAGACAAGGAGACGCTGCGAAAGAGAATTGCTTTTACTGTAGCACCTGTTGATAAGCCTGGAAAGCCGCAATGTATTGAAGCACTTACTGCGCCAGTTATTTGCCGTCCAGCTGAGGCTGTAGACATTCATCCAGAAAAATGGCTTCATCTTCAAGGCATAACATTTCCTGAAGAATTCCCCCGAGGTGAACGGGAGATTGATGTACTCATTGGCTTGGATTTTTATTATTCCTTTGTGACAAGAGACATTGTACGAGGAGGTTCCAATGAACCAGTTGCAGTTCGCACGTCACTAGGTTGGGTCTTCTCTGGACCAACAGGCGGTCATGGCCAAGAATGTACTGTGTCTATGAACATTCAAATTGGCATTGAGGAACAATTGAATGAAACACCTCAGAAATTCTGGAACTTGGAGTCTATTGGCATCAAACCTACTGAAAGTCCACCTTCTACTAACCCCAGTGAAGCCATGGTGTTAAAGAAGTTTAGGGACACATTAACATACAAAGATGGTCGATATGAAGTCTCCTTACCATGGAAGGAATATCAAGTAGTATTGAAAGATAACTACAAGCAAGCAGAAAATAGGCTGTGCAATCTAGAAAAGAAGCTGCTTCAAGAGCCAGCCAAAGCCAGGTCCTACAGGGAGGCGATTCTTAAGTACATCGACGATGGAGTCTCAGAAGAAGTACCTTGTGATCAAATTGCACCAACAGATGGGCGTCCTGTGTTCTATCTTCCACATCATGCAGTTATCAGAGAAGATAAGCAGACAACTAAGACAAGAGTTGTGTTTGATGCGTCTGCGAGAGATAGTAATGGTCTCTCTCTTAATAGCTGCTTAGAAGCCGGCCCTGTGTTGCAGCCTGATTTGGTTGGGATCCTCCTGCGCTTTCGAAAAGATCATATCGGTATCATGGGTGATGTAGAGAAGATGTTTTTGCGGGTCCGCTTAAGGAAGAAGATAGGGATTCACATCGGTACCTGTGGAGAGATTTGGATGCTGAAGTCACACTCAAGATTTACAGAATGA
- the LOC138034340 gene encoding uncharacterized protein codes for MTRVTFGVISSPFLAICTIQEHVKRCEETFPEASHEILRNTYVDDFASGRDGVSEALKLQQSTSELMQQAGFNLTKWSSNSFELMKTIPEKDRASHGLIKLESDLREARSVTKALGLKWNTRADSLVFTMDVNSVKSGSEKLYTKREVASLAAKMFDPIGLITPFTVRSKLLLQGLWTQGVGWDDEIPVGTAVSWNHQNPKVKLHAFGDASEVAYATAVYLRVVPEEGKACTSLVMSKTRVAPVRKISLPRLELMPAVITARLCTNVKDAIDCHISRIVCWTDNSSTLHWIRGSATRWKPFVANRVIEIQSLLDPSVWRYCPGLRNPADLPTRGLSASQLRESQLWWKGPSWLQESEKDWPEDLRSKPSSEIVDLERKGKASVSCVVQPKEPVIDFTRFSKYGRLLRTVAWIRRFICNLRVKEEERIDTSLTGLEIQGAEEWLITHVQEASFPEYVRSVKQHGVLKNSNLANLNSFLCPSSGFLRVGRRIHKSLLPEEEKHPIILPSNHPVVRLLIDDVHCRELHAGVEHTLSGLRQRFWLVKERSTVRQTLKNCLLCRHHQTKPFWQRMAPLPEDRIKPAPPFTNVGLDFAGPLYLKDSGDKAYFCLFTCAVTRAVHLELVCNMTVERFLLALRRLIARRGMCSVIWSDNARTFKAANKELQQCWRILESDQTQVTLSERKIQWKFIVERAPWWGGFYERLVKSVKTPLKKIFAKAMLDAEQLTAILVETEAQLNSRPLTYLGADPDDYSVITPCADSYWEKSPSISD; via the exons ATGACAAGGGTCACATTTGGAGTTATTTCAAGTCCGTTTCTTGCCATCTGTACTATTCAAGAGCATGTCAAAAGATGTGAAGAAACATTTCCTGAGGCATCACATGAAATCTTGAGGAACACTTACGTTGACGACTTTGCTTCAGGGAGAGATGGAGTAAGTGAAGCACTGAAATTGCAGCAAAGTACGAGTGAGCTTATGCAGCAAGCAGGTTTCAATTTGACAAAATGGTCTAGCAATTCGTTTGAGCTTATGAAAACCATACCTGAGAAGGATAGAGCATCACATGGTCTGATCAAGCTAGAGAGTGATCTAAGAGAAGCCCGTTCAGTCACGAAAGCTTTGGGtttgaagtggaatactagaGCAGACAGCCTTGTCTTCACAATGGATGTGAACTCTGTTAAGTCGGGATCAGAGAAGCTGTACACAAAGAGAGAAGTAGCCTCTTTAGCAGCAAAGATGTTTGATCCAATCGGTCTCATCACGCCCTTTACGGTGAGGTCCAAATTGTTGCTGCAAGGTCTGTGGACTCAAGGTGTTGGTTGGGATGATGAAATACCGGTGGGAACTGCAGTGAGCTGGAATCA TCAGAACCCTAAGGTGAAGCTACACGCGTTTGGTGACGCATCAGAAGTTGCTTATGCTACTGCAGTGTACCTAAGAGTTGTTCCTGAAGAGGGAAAGGCATGCACTAGCCTTGTGATGTCCAAGACCCGAGTGGCTCCTGTGAGAAAGATTTCTCTTCCACGCTTAGAGCTAATGCCGGCTGTGATAACTGCTAGACTGTGTACCAATGTTAAAGATGCAATTGATTGTCATATTAGCCGCATTGTGTGTTGGACAGACAATTCCTCAACCTTGCACTGGATCAGAGGCTCAGCCACTCGGTGGAAACCGTTTGTTGCAAATCGTGTTATCGAGATTCAGTCGTTGTTGGATCCCAGTGTTTGGAGATATTGCCCGGGACTGCGCAATCCAGCCGATCTACCTACCCGAGGCTTATCTGCAAGTCAGTTAAGAGAGAGTCAGTTGTGGTGGAAAGGGCCCTCTTGGTTGCAAGAGTCCGAAAAGGACTGGCCTGAAGATTTAAGGTCTAAACCTTCCAGTGAAATTGTCGATCTGGAAAGAAAGGGTAAAGCTAGTGTCAGTTGCGTTGTGCAACCCAAAGAACCAGTTATCGACTTCACAAGGTTCAGCAAGTATGGTCGCTTGTTAAGAACTGTTGCGTGGATCAGAAGATTCATTTGCAACTTGAGGGTGAAGGAAGAAGAAAGAATTGACACCTCTCTGACTGGATTAGAAATACAAGGTGCAGAAGAGTGGTTGATAACCCATGTACAAGAAGCTAGTTTTCCTGAATACGTTAGATCAGTTAAACAGCATGGTGTCTTGAAGAACAGCAACCTAGCAAATCTAAACTCATTTCTGTGCCCTTCTAGTGGTTTTCTTCGTGTTGGAAGAAGAATTCATAAGTCGCTGCTACCAGAAGAAGAGAAACACCCCATTATCTTGCCTTCTAACCATCCTGTTGTGAGGTTATTGATTGATGATGTTCACTGCCGTGAACTACACGCTGGTGTTGAGCACACTTTGTCAGGTCTGCGACAAAGATTTTGGTTGGTCAAAGAAAGATCGACAGTCCGTCAGACACTAAAGAACTGCTTGCTATGTCGCCACCACCAAACAAAGCCATTTTGGCAGCGAATGGCACCCCTGCCTGAAGATAGGATCAAACCTGCGCCGCCTTTCACCAATGTAGGTCTGGATTTTGCCGGTCCTTTGTATTTGAAAGACAGTGGTGACAAGGCATACTTCTGTTTATTTACATGTGCAGTTACCCGTGCGGTACATTTAGAGTTAGTGTGCAACATGACCGTGGAGCGATTCCTCCTTGCTTTGAGACGCTTGATTGCAAGAAGAGGAATGTGTAGTGTTATTTGGTCAGATAATGCAAGAACATTTAAAGCTGCTAACAAAGAGCTACAGCAGTGTTGGAGAATACTAGAATCTGACCAAACTCAGGTTACATTGTCAGAAAGGAAAATTCAGTGGAAGTTCATCGTGGAAAGAGCCCCATGGTGGGGTGGGTTTTACGAGCGCCTTGTAAAGAGTGTCAAGACACCTCTGAAGAAAATCTTTGCCAAGGCAATGTTGGATGCCGAACAGCTAACTGCTATTTTGGTTGAGACTGAGGCACAGCTTAACAGTCGCCCTCTCACTTACCTTGGTGCCGACCCTGATGACTACAGCGTCATTACCCCATGCGCAGATTCTTATTGGGAGAAATCTCCAAGCATCTCCGACTAA
- the LOC138034324 gene encoding uncharacterized protein produces the protein MAWVDVTNAHDMVDHEWLSEMISIHRFLRGLAKVVTKLSFLRPGIPRLLQELNWRWRCQRLRPHLLTLCLNPISCKLKATEGYRLSKPIGTKVTHFLYIDDLKIFAASAPNLNTVMELARSAMQDVGLDWNPKKCSVVHTKRGLKVEDAESLAFDDASVIKCPEVEAQYKFLGVLESTRQEDQIALNSPPRCI, from the coding sequence ATGGCGTGGGTTGACGTGACCAATGCTCATGACATGGTGGACCACGAGTGGTTGAGTGAGATGATATCGATACATCGATTCCTAAGGGGGCTAGCGAAAGTGGTTACCAAGCTTAGCTTTCTAAGGCCTGGAATACCACGATTGTTACAAGAACTAAACTGGAGATGGAGATGTCAGAGACTACGTCCGCACCTACTTACTCTCTGCCTGAATCCCATCTCTTGTAAACTCAAGGCTACTGAAGGATATAGACTCTCGAAGCCGATTGGTACCAAAGTGACGCATTTCTTGTACATCGATGATCTTAAGATCTTTGCTGCCTCCGCACCTAATCTCAACACCGTGATGGAATTAGCAAGATCTGCAATGCAAGATGTCGGCCTGGACTGGAATCCGAAGAAGTGCTCTGTTGTACACACCAAAAGAGGATTGAAGGTAGAGGATGCCGAGAGCTTAGCATTTGACGATGCATCAGTGATCAAATGTCCAGAAGTGGAAGCTCAGTACAAGTTTCTGGGCGTGTTGGAAAGCACAAGACAAGAAGATCAGATAGCCTTAAACTCGCCGCCAAGGTGTATCTGA
- the LOC138034372 gene encoding uncharacterized protein, producing the protein MSEELEAIKKKRKFLRKSVTDTLKTVEEALSVQDNHAVIQVLKDNIASKWSDLQDVQATMCTLLEDEEIDTECSTHNDYELGVIEYMSKMTNDLECKSVSEMKTDSSGTVTPQSCPQVQVKLPKIDLPTFDGNVLCWQPYYQSIKVSVVDNSALAEVQKLEYLIRSLKGPAAEAVKGFAVVQENYQPVLEALKERFGNPRLILDAQIRSLIHLPRLNSDDALSMRKFYDQVVGHVRSVESMGEKFNSETLAPVLVPLIVDKLPKRVVERWELELGNWKAKEDCVKVKTLFAFLEHVVRAKESSQSPSLKFKVSAKENTAKCVSQVNFKSSSP; encoded by the exons ATGTCTGAAGAGTTGGAAGCTATTAAGAAGAAACGAAAGTTCTTGAGAAAGTCCGTAACGGACACTTTGAAGACTGTCGAAGAAGCGCTATCAGTGCAGGATAATCATGCTGTGATTCAGGTTTTGAAAGATAACATTGCTAGTAAATGGAGCGATTTACAAGATGTGCAAGCCACAATGTGTACTCTGTTAGAAGACGAAGAAATCGATACAGAGTGTAGCACTCATAATGACTATGAATTAGGTGTTATTGAATACATGTCTAAAATGACGAA TGATCTGGAATGTAAATCTGTCTCTGAGATGAAAACGGATAGTAGTGGAACCGTAACCCCGCAGTCATGCCCTCAGGTACAAGTTAAGCTACCGAAGATTGATCTGCCTACCTTTGATGGAAACGTTTTATGTTGGCAACCTTATTACCAGTCGATCAAGGTCTCCGTGGTTGATAATTCAGCCTTAGCAGAGGTACAGAAATTAGAATACTTGATAAGATCATTAAAGGGTCCAGCTGCCGAAGCAGTGAAGGGATTTGCAGTGGTACAAGAGAATTACCAGCCAGTTTTGGAAGCCCTGAAAGAAAGGTTTGGTAATCCAAGATTGATCCTCGATGCACAAATAAGATCCCTGATTCATTTACCGCGTTTGAACTCTGATGATGCATTGTCTATGCGTAAATTCTATGATCAAGTGGTTGGGCATGTTCGGTCTGTTGAATCCATGGGTGAGAAATTCAATTCTGAAACTTTAGCTCCGGTTCTTGTACCCCTAATTGTGGACAAGCTGCCAAAAAGAGTTGTTGAAAGGTGGGAACTTGAACTTGGTAATTGGAAAGCAAAAGAGGACTGTGTGAAAGTGAAAACATTGTTTGCTTTCTTAGAACATGTAGTACGAGCCAAAGAGTCTTCCCAGTCTCCCTCTCTGAAGTTTAAGGTCTCTGCAAAGGAAAACACTGCAAAGTGTGTAAGCCAGGTGAATTTCAAGTCTAGTTCACCATGA